A genome region from Leguminivora glycinivorella isolate SPB_JAAS2020 chromosome 13, LegGlyc_1.1, whole genome shotgun sequence includes the following:
- the LOC125232398 gene encoding ATP synthase subunit d, mitochondrial-like, whose product MAKRFTKPSINWVELEKLVPPEQKGNYLAFKAKGDAYFRRVQANPPEPPKIDWAEYKKLCPVEGLVDKMKSSYEAYKIPVPADTLTATIDKQWEGLQPQIKAYCAERQKEIDLATKGINHINSLPKFDVVTMEMVYDMYPDLALDPVNRPTFWPHTPEEQPGYRTPEQRDFKHWDVFTPKK is encoded by the exons ATGGCCAAAAGATTTACCAAACCTTCTATTAATTGGGTAGAATTAGAAAAATTGGTGCCACCTGAACAGAAAGGCAACTATTTGGCTTTCAAGGCAAAAGGTGATGCCTATTTTAGGAG AGTGCAAGCAAATCCACCCGAGCCACCGAAGATCGACTGGGCTGAATACAAGAAACTCTGCCCAGTGGAAGGCCTAGTGGATAAGATGAAGTCATCCTATGAAGCTTACAAGATTCCCGTCCCAGCGGACACTCTTACTGCTACCATTGACAAGCAGTGGGAGGGCTTGCAGCCGCAAATAAAAGCGTACTGCGCCGAACGACAGAAGGAAATCGACTT GGCCACAAAGGGTATAAACCACATCAACTCCCTCCCCAAGTTCGACGTGGTGACGATGGAGATGGTGTACGATATGTACCCGGACCTCGCCCTGGACCCGGTCAACCGGCCCACCTTCTGGCCCCACACGCCCGAGGAACAGCCTGGCTACCGGACTCCGGAGCAGAGGGACTTTAAACACTGGGACGTGTTTACTCCGAAAAAGTAG